Proteins from a genomic interval of Providencia stuartii:
- the dsbB gene encoding disulfide bond formation protein DsbB, translating into MFRFFNYCSQGRGAWLLMAFIAFMLECAALYFQHIMKLQPCVMCIYERVALFGIMIAGLVGAIAPRNVILRWVAIIIWIYAAWRGLELAWEHTMLQLYPSPFASCDFFVNFPEWLPLNEWAPAIFEATGDCAVKQWDFLGLDMPQWLIGVYGAYLLVAIIVTISQFFPSHKKA; encoded by the coding sequence ATGTTCAGATTCTTTAACTACTGCTCGCAAGGACGAGGCGCTTGGCTGTTAATGGCCTTTATTGCGTTTATGTTGGAATGCGCTGCGCTCTATTTTCAACACATTATGAAGCTACAACCCTGTGTTATGTGTATCTATGAGCGCGTTGCATTGTTTGGGATTATGATTGCGGGCTTAGTCGGGGCTATTGCGCCACGTAATGTGATTTTACGTTGGGTCGCTATCATTATTTGGATTTACGCGGCATGGCGTGGCTTAGAGCTTGCATGGGAACACACTATGCTACAACTCTATCCATCCCCGTTCGCATCATGTGACTTTTTTGTCAATTTCCCTGAATGGTTACCATTGAATGAATGGGCGCCAGCTATTTTCGAAGCAACTGGTGACTGTGCTGTTAAACAGTGGGATTTCTTAGGGCTAGATATGCCACAATGGCTAATTGGTGTTTATGGCGCTTACCTGCTAGTTGCTATTATCGTCACAATCAGCCAATTTTTCCCTTCACACAAAAAAGCATAA
- the nhaB gene encoding sodium/proton antiporter NhaB: MDFSLKRAFLKNFLGNSPDWYKLAIIIFLVINPLVFYFVNPFIAGWLLVIEFIFTLAMALKCYPLQPGGLLAIEAVLIGMTTPKQISHEISNNLEVILLLIFMVAGIYFMKQLLLFVFTKLLLNVRSKRTLSLAFCLASAFLSAFLDALTVIAVVISVSVGFYSIYHQYASSQHSHTDIQNDSFIDTAEKKQTLEQFRAFLRSLMMHAGIGTALGGVMTMVGEPQNLIIAKHADWDFVTFFLRMAPVTLPVFACGLMVCFLVEKFKLFGYGAELPEPVRQVLTNNDKKNSAKRTQKEKAQLIVQGLIGIWLIVALAFHLAEVGLIGLSVIVLATAFCGITEEHALGKAFEEALPFTALLTVFFSIVAVIIDQQLFTPFIQFVLQSSESSQLSLFYLFNGLLSAVSDNVFVGTVYITEALKAANEGLISHHQYELLAVAINTGTNLPSVATPNGQAAFLFLLTSALSPLIRLSYGRMVWMALPYTIVMTVVGLLGVEFWLIPMTHWLESLGWISLP; this comes from the coding sequence ATGGATTTTAGTTTAAAAAGAGCTTTTTTGAAAAATTTTCTAGGGAACTCACCTGATTGGTATAAGCTCGCAATAATAATATTTCTGGTTATCAATCCACTGGTATTTTATTTCGTTAACCCGTTCATCGCCGGGTGGCTACTCGTCATCGAGTTTATCTTCACCTTGGCAATGGCACTCAAATGTTATCCGCTACAGCCTGGGGGCCTTCTGGCTATCGAAGCGGTCCTTATTGGCATGACAACGCCTAAACAGATCTCTCATGAGATCAGTAACAATTTGGAAGTCATACTGCTGCTGATCTTTATGGTCGCTGGTATCTATTTTATGAAGCAGCTATTGCTGTTTGTCTTCACCAAACTGTTACTGAATGTGCGCTCTAAACGCACATTGTCCTTGGCCTTTTGCTTAGCTAGCGCATTCTTATCTGCTTTTTTAGATGCGCTGACGGTGATTGCGGTTGTCATTAGTGTTTCGGTTGGCTTTTACTCTATTTATCATCAATATGCATCTAGTCAGCATAGTCATACTGATATACAAAACGATAGCTTCATTGATACCGCAGAGAAAAAGCAAACCCTTGAACAATTTAGGGCTTTCTTACGCAGCCTAATGATGCATGCCGGTATCGGTACTGCTTTAGGTGGCGTGATGACGATGGTTGGGGAGCCACAAAACCTTATCATCGCTAAACATGCAGATTGGGATTTCGTGACCTTCTTCTTACGAATGGCACCGGTTACCCTACCAGTCTTTGCCTGTGGACTCATGGTTTGCTTTTTAGTCGAAAAATTTAAATTATTTGGCTATGGTGCTGAGTTACCGGAGCCGGTTCGCCAAGTGCTGACTAATAATGACAAAAAGAATAGTGCTAAACGCACCCAAAAAGAAAAAGCGCAGCTCATAGTCCAAGGTTTGATTGGTATTTGGCTGATCGTCGCCCTTGCTTTCCACCTCGCGGAGGTCGGGCTTATAGGCTTATCTGTCATCGTTTTGGCAACTGCATTTTGTGGTATTACAGAAGAGCACGCGTTAGGTAAAGCCTTTGAGGAAGCATTACCCTTTACTGCCTTACTCACAGTCTTTTTCTCTATTGTTGCTGTCATCATTGACCAACAACTGTTTACCCCCTTTATTCAGTTTGTTTTACAGTCATCTGAATCATCGCAACTATCACTGTTTTATCTGTTCAATGGTTTACTTTCTGCTGTTTCAGATAACGTGTTCGTCGGTACGGTATACATTACGGAAGCATTAAAAGCCGCCAATGAAGGCTTAATCTCCCATCATCAATACGAGTTATTGGCCGTCGCTATCAATACAGGTACTAACCTCCCTTCTGTTGCGACACCGAATGGGCAAGCAGCTTTTCTGTTTCTACTCACTTCGGCACTATCGCCACTGATCCGTCTTTCCTATGGGCGCATGGTATGGATGGCCTTACCTTACACCATTGTAATGACAGTCGTTGGTTTATTAGGCGTCGAGTTTTGGCTGATACCAATGACACATTGGCTAGAAAGCTTAGGCTGGATTAGCCTACCTTAG
- the fadR gene encoding fatty acid metabolism transcriptional regulator FadR: MVIKAQSPAGFAEEYIIESIWNNRFPPGSILPAERELSELIGVTRTTLREVLQRLARDGWLTIQHGKPTKVNNYWETSGLNILETLARLDHDRVPQLIDNLLAVRTNIAAIFIRTAFRQNPEKSLEVLSEREKVEDNSDAFSALDYNIFRGLAFASGNPIYGLIINGLKGLYTRVGRYYFSNPEARRLALNFYQQLANLCREQAYERIMECVRNYGKESGMIWHSMQGNMPNDLANSR, from the coding sequence ATGGTCATAAAAGCTCAAAGTCCTGCAGGTTTTGCGGAAGAGTATATTATTGAAAGTATCTGGAATAATCGCTTTCCACCAGGGTCGATTTTGCCTGCAGAACGTGAACTATCGGAGCTGATTGGTGTGACTCGTACAACGCTCCGAGAAGTGTTACAGCGTTTAGCTCGTGATGGTTGGTTGACTATTCAGCATGGTAAGCCAACAAAAGTAAACAATTACTGGGAGACATCGGGTCTAAATATTTTAGAAACCTTGGCTCGACTCGATCATGACCGTGTGCCGCAGCTTATCGATAATTTATTGGCGGTAAGAACGAATATTGCGGCTATTTTTATCCGCACTGCATTTCGTCAAAATCCTGAAAAGTCTCTGGAGGTCTTGTCTGAACGTGAAAAAGTCGAAGACAACTCAGATGCCTTTAGCGCCTTGGACTACAATATTTTCCGAGGATTGGCGTTTGCGTCTGGAAACCCTATTTATGGTTTAATTATCAATGGGTTAAAAGGGCTTTATACCCGCGTTGGGCGTTATTATTTCTCGAATCCAGAAGCGAGACGTCTTGCGCTTAATTTTTATCAGCAGTTAGCCAATTTATGCCGCGAGCAAGCGTATGAACGTATCATGGAATGTGTTAGGAATTATGGTAAAGAGAGTGGGATGATTTGGCACAGTATGCAAGGCAATATGCCTAATGATCTCGCCAATAGCCGATAA
- a CDS encoding D-amino acid dehydrogenase — MKVLVLGAGVIGVTTAWYLAREGHEVTVLDRQMDVAEETSAGNAGQISPGYATPWGAPGIPLKAVKWMFEKHAPLAIRPDGTLFQLRWMWQMLKNCDIQHYAMNKSRMVRIAEYSRDCIRQLRADTGITYEGREGGTLQLFRTEKQFDNAANDIAVLQQEGVPYELLTANELVKAEPALDYVKHKLTGGLRLPNDETGDCQQFTKKLAKMAQDLGVKFRFGCHIEQILTEGNKVSGIRCEGEILQADRYIVAMGSYSTSLLHNLVKIPVYPLKGYSLTMPIIDIQRAPTSTVLDETYKIAVTRFDDRIRVGGMAEVVGFNLNVLKKRCETLKMVVQDLYQGGGDISQATFWTGLRPMTPDGTPIVGPTAYSNLYLNTGHGTLGWTMACGSGKLLADLISGNKPDIASDDLSVFRYIDGFNTKLIPNGDLSPAR, encoded by the coding sequence ATGAAAGTTTTAGTATTAGGTGCAGGTGTCATCGGTGTTACGACAGCTTGGTATTTAGCACGAGAAGGGCATGAAGTGACTGTGCTAGATAGACAAATGGATGTTGCCGAAGAAACGAGTGCAGGTAATGCAGGGCAAATTTCCCCTGGTTATGCCACTCCATGGGGAGCGCCCGGTATTCCCCTTAAAGCAGTGAAATGGATGTTTGAAAAACACGCCCCTCTCGCAATTCGGCCAGATGGAACATTGTTTCAATTACGTTGGATGTGGCAAATGTTAAAAAATTGCGATATTCAGCATTATGCAATGAATAAAAGCCGTATGGTCAGAATTGCTGAGTATAGCCGTGACTGCATTCGTCAATTACGTGCTGATACAGGCATTACTTATGAAGGACGTGAAGGCGGTACATTGCAGCTATTTAGGACTGAAAAACAGTTTGATAATGCAGCAAATGATATTGCTGTTTTACAGCAAGAAGGGGTGCCATACGAGTTATTAACGGCAAATGAGTTAGTGAAAGCCGAACCAGCCCTAGACTATGTGAAACATAAATTGACAGGTGGATTGCGTTTACCGAACGATGAAACGGGTGACTGTCAGCAATTTACCAAAAAACTCGCCAAAATGGCTCAAGATTTAGGCGTGAAATTTCGATTTGGTTGTCACATTGAACAAATTCTGACTGAGGGAAATAAAGTCAGTGGCATACGTTGTGAAGGCGAAATATTGCAGGCCGATCGTTATATCGTGGCAATGGGCTCGTATTCAACATCGTTATTACATAATTTAGTAAAAATCCCAGTTTATCCTTTGAAAGGCTACTCTTTGACTATGCCTATCATTGACATTCAACGTGCACCAACATCAACGGTATTGGATGAAACATACAAAATAGCCGTGACACGCTTTGATGATCGTATCCGTGTCGGTGGTATGGCTGAGGTTGTTGGATTCAATTTGAATGTATTAAAAAAACGCTGTGAAACCTTAAAGATGGTGGTGCAAGATCTTTATCAGGGCGGTGGGGATATTTCTCAAGCCACATTTTGGACTGGATTAAGACCAATGACACCAGATGGTACGCCGATTGTTGGTCCGACGGCTTATAGCAATTTATATTTAAATACTGGGCACGGGACATTAGGCTGGACGATGGCATGTGGCTCGGGCAAGCTATTGGCTGATTTGATTTCTGGCAATAAACCCGATATTGCATCGGACGATTTATCCGTATTCAGATATATAGATGGATTTAATACCAAATTAATTCCAAACGGTGATTTATCGCCTGCGCGTTGA
- the alr gene encoding alanine racemase, producing MPRPISAVIHLQNFTHNLSIVRQHVGQAKIWSVMKADAYGHSIQRVWHALAASDGFAILDLDEAILLREQGWQGPILLLEGFFQPDDLQLIDQYQLTTALHSHWQLDALENATVNSAIPVYVKLNSGMNRLGFRPEEYAAVLHRLSAINNVASVTLMTHFANSDTLTGTDKPHQIIKSFIDESLPVCIANSGATLWHPDTHYDWVRSGVILYGASPSGCWQDIADKDLRATMTLQSQIIATHDIAKGESIGYGSKFTATHPMKIATVACGYADGYPRHAPTGTPTWLNGMRCPILGAISMDMLTIDISDCPEAKIGDRVELWGKNLPIDDVAQAAGTIGYELMCALAKRVPVKYEN from the coding sequence ATGCCTCGCCCAATTAGTGCGGTCATTCACCTGCAAAATTTTACCCATAACTTATCCATTGTGCGTCAGCATGTTGGACAAGCGAAAATATGGTCAGTCATGAAGGCAGATGCCTATGGGCACAGTATTCAACGAGTCTGGCATGCGTTAGCCGCATCAGATGGTTTTGCCATTTTAGATTTGGATGAGGCTATTTTGTTACGTGAGCAGGGTTGGCAAGGCCCAATTTTATTGTTAGAGGGGTTTTTCCAACCTGACGATCTACAGCTGATAGACCAATATCAGTTGACAACGGCACTGCATAGCCATTGGCAATTAGATGCGCTAGAAAATGCAACGGTTAACTCTGCAATACCCGTATATGTCAAATTGAATAGTGGTATGAATCGCCTCGGTTTTAGACCTGAAGAGTATGCAGCGGTACTGCACCGACTCTCTGCAATCAATAATGTGGCTTCGGTGACATTGATGACTCACTTTGCTAACTCAGATACGTTGACAGGAACAGACAAACCACACCAAATCATTAAGTCGTTTATTGATGAGAGTCTACCTGTGTGTATTGCTAATTCAGGTGCCACGTTATGGCACCCAGATACGCATTATGACTGGGTACGTTCTGGCGTCATTCTGTACGGCGCATCACCAAGTGGTTGTTGGCAAGATATTGCTGATAAGGATCTGCGCGCAACGATGACGTTGCAATCACAAATTATTGCAACGCATGATATCGCTAAGGGTGAATCAATTGGTTATGGCAGTAAGTTTACGGCGACTCATCCAATGAAAATTGCGACAGTCGCATGTGGTTACGCGGATGGTTATCCTCGTCATGCGCCAACAGGCACACCCACTTGGTTAAATGGAATGCGTTGCCCAATATTAGGGGCTATTTCGATGGATATGTTGACTATCGATATTAGTGACTGTCCTGAGGCCAAGATTGGTGATCGAGTGGAACTGTGGGGGAAAAATTTACCCATTGATGATGTTGCACAGGCAGCAGGCACTATTGGCTATGAATTGATGTGCGCATTGGCTAAAAGGGTGCCAGTGAAATATGAAAATTAG
- a CDS encoding MipA/OmpV family protein, with translation MSKTIKLTSLAVALGFLSSAAVAGTWSVGGSVLAQSTPYKGIKTKDYVTPVPIVNYEGENFYFHTLAVGYYLWNDQVDQLSLDAYYYPQFFKPKDNDDRDMRELDRRRDTVMGGLTYKHRADWGTIRTIASGDMLGISNGLRAEVAYLYGFHGDKWSLVPGVGIKWDSKNQNRYEYGISSKESQNSGLARYRPGDSWTPYVELSGNYKFTENWSAFAMGRVDRLPNEVKDSPVVNKSVSAIVWSGVTYTF, from the coding sequence ATGTCTAAAACAATTAAATTAACATCACTTGCTGTTGCACTAGGTTTCTTATCTTCCGCTGCGGTAGCAGGCACTTGGTCTGTAGGTGGTTCGGTTTTAGCACAATCAACACCGTATAAAGGCATAAAAACAAAAGATTATGTTACACCAGTTCCCATTGTTAATTATGAAGGGGAAAATTTTTACTTTCATACCTTAGCGGTAGGTTACTATTTGTGGAATGATCAAGTTGACCAGTTATCCCTTGACGCTTATTACTATCCACAATTTTTTAAACCAAAAGACAATGATGATCGCGATATGCGTGAACTGGATCGTCGCAGAGACACGGTCATGGGCGGTCTGACCTACAAGCACAGAGCGGATTGGGGAACGATCAGAACCATCGCTTCAGGGGATATGTTAGGCATCAGTAATGGTTTACGTGCGGAAGTTGCTTATCTGTATGGTTTCCATGGCGATAAATGGTCTTTGGTGCCAGGTGTTGGTATCAAATGGGATAGCAAAAACCAAAACCGCTATGAATATGGGATCTCCTCAAAAGAGTCACAAAATAGTGGTTTAGCTCGTTACCGCCCAGGTGATAGCTGGACGCCATATGTTGAGCTATCAGGTAACTATAAATTTACTGAAAACTGGAGTGCATTCGCCATGGGGCGTGTTGACCGTTTACCAAATGAGGTTAAAGATAGCCCAGTGGTTAACAAATCTGTTTCTGCAATTGTTTGGAGTGGTGTGACCTACACATTCTAA
- a CDS encoding D-hexose-6-phosphate mutarotase, with product MHDTLFALPVIKQLSAYISQRQLGELPLIIISHPKVRGAVSIQGAQLIDWQPHGQKPCIWLSSESAFKAGTAIRGGIPICWPWFGPAGSPSHGFARILPWQFTAHNEHEDGVILTFTLTDNDYTRKLWPHEFTLILRMKLGETCELELESYGDFDTTAAMHTYLNVGDIHKTTVYGLGGHYFDKVSDREVYADKPLKITAHTDRIYSEPEEYSLVRDDCWSRTIEIHHYHNSDVVCWNPWAELSCSMQDMPNNGYKQMVCVETARINQPMKSESQHPARLSLVMMTRDNKPQE from the coding sequence ATGCATGATACACTCTTTGCTTTACCCGTTATTAAGCAACTTTCAGCCTACATTAGCCAACGTCAGTTGGGTGAACTGCCCTTAATTATTATTTCTCACCCTAAAGTACGTGGTGCTGTTAGCATTCAAGGTGCTCAACTAATTGATTGGCAACCTCATGGTCAAAAACCGTGTATCTGGCTCAGCAGTGAAAGTGCATTCAAAGCAGGCACCGCTATTCGCGGTGGTATTCCTATTTGTTGGCCTTGGTTTGGTCCTGCTGGCAGCCCTAGCCATGGTTTTGCACGGATTTTACCGTGGCAGTTTACTGCACATAATGAACACGAAGATGGTGTGATCCTCACCTTTACCCTCACCGATAACGACTATACCCGTAAACTCTGGCCACATGAGTTTACCCTCATATTACGTATGAAACTCGGTGAAACCTGTGAATTAGAGTTAGAAAGCTATGGTGATTTTGACACTACGGCCGCCATGCACACTTACCTCAACGTTGGTGATATCCATAAAACGACGGTCTATGGCCTAGGTGGCCATTATTTTGATAAGGTGAGTGACCGTGAAGTCTATGCAGATAAACCCCTAAAAATAACCGCTCATACTGACAGAATTTATTCTGAGCCAGAAGAGTATAGCTTGGTCAGAGATGATTGCTGGTCACGCACTATTGAAATCCATCATTATCATAATTCTGATGTCGTGTGCTGGAATCCATGGGCTGAATTATCATGCAGCATGCAAGATATGCCAAATAATGGTTATAAACAGATGGTCTGTGTCGAAACAGCACGCATTAATCAGCCAATGAAAAGCGAAAGTCAGCACCCTGCTCGCCTTTCCTTAGTGATGATGACACGAGACAATAAACCGCAAGAGTAA
- the gapA gene encoding glyceraldehyde-3-phosphate dehydrogenase, with protein MTIKVGINGFGRIGRIVFRAAQERSDIEIVAINDLLDADYMAYMLKYDSTHGRFNGTVEVKDGHLVVNGKKIRVTAEKDPANLKWNEVGVDVVAEATGIFLTDETARKHIQAGAKKVVLTGPSKDDTPMFVMGVNHKSYAGQEIVSNASCTTNCLAPLAKVINDKFGIIEGLMTTVHATTATQKTVDGPSHKDWRGGRGASQNIIPSSTGAAKAVGKVIPELNGKLTGMSFRVPTPNVSVVDLTVRMEKPATYAQICDAIKEAAAGELKGVLGYTEDDVVSTDFNGEKLTSVFDAKAGIALNDNFVKLVSWYDNETGYSNKVLDLIAHISK; from the coding sequence ATGACTATCAAAGTAGGTATTAATGGTTTTGGTCGTATTGGCCGTATCGTTTTCCGTGCTGCACAAGAGCGTTCTGATATCGAAATCGTTGCTATCAACGACCTGCTCGATGCAGACTATATGGCTTACATGCTGAAATATGACTCTACTCACGGTCGTTTCAACGGTACTGTTGAAGTTAAAGATGGTCACCTAGTTGTAAATGGCAAAAAAATTCGCGTTACCGCAGAGAAAGATCCTGCAAACCTGAAGTGGAACGAAGTCGGTGTTGACGTCGTTGCTGAAGCAACGGGTATCTTCTTAACAGATGAAACCGCACGTAAACACATCCAAGCAGGCGCGAAAAAAGTTGTTCTGACAGGTCCTTCAAAAGACGACACGCCAATGTTTGTTATGGGTGTTAACCATAAGAGCTATGCAGGTCAAGAAATCGTTTCTAACGCTTCTTGTACAACTAACTGCTTGGCCCCTCTGGCTAAAGTTATCAACGACAAATTCGGTATCATCGAAGGTCTGATGACAACTGTTCACGCAACTACAGCAACGCAAAAAACTGTTGATGGCCCTTCTCACAAAGACTGGCGTGGTGGTCGTGGTGCTTCTCAAAACATCATCCCATCTTCAACAGGTGCAGCTAAAGCAGTAGGTAAAGTTATTCCTGAACTGAATGGCAAGCTGACGGGTATGTCTTTCCGTGTTCCGACACCTAACGTTTCCGTTGTTGACTTAACTGTTCGTATGGAAAAACCAGCGACTTACGCTCAAATCTGTGATGCTATCAAAGAAGCTGCTGCGGGCGAGCTGAAAGGCGTTCTGGGTTATACTGAAGATGATGTTGTATCAACAGATTTCAACGGCGAAAAACTGACTTCAGTATTCGATGCTAAAGCAGGTATCGCACTGAATGATAACTTTGTAAAACTGGTTTCTTGGTATGACAACGAAACTGGCTATTCAAACAAAGTTCTTGACCTGATTGCTCATATTTCTAAATAA
- the msrB gene encoding peptide-methionine (R)-S-oxide reductase MsrB — MTDKSKQPIDISELNDIQQYVTQQAGTERPFTGVLLHNRKDGVYECLCCGTPLFLSETKFDAGCGWPSFYQPVNEDAIKYIEDFSHGMHRIEVRCQNCDAHLGHVFPDGPQPTGQRYCINSASLSFIDEQTGEKTRG; from the coding sequence ATGACAGATAAAAGTAAGCAACCGATTGATATTTCGGAGCTAAATGATATTCAGCAATATGTGACTCAACAAGCAGGAACAGAGCGTCCTTTTACTGGGGTTTTATTGCATAATCGTAAAGATGGGGTGTATGAATGTCTGTGTTGTGGTACACCACTTTTTCTATCAGAGACCAAATTTGATGCCGGATGTGGATGGCCGAGTTTTTATCAGCCAGTGAATGAAGATGCGATTAAATACATCGAAGATTTCTCTCATGGCATGCATCGAATCGAAGTTCGCTGCCAAAACTGTGATGCTCACTTAGGACATGTCTTTCCTGATGGACCGCAACCTACTGGGCAGCGTTACTGCATTAATTCAGCATCATTAAGCTTTATCGATGAGCAAACCGGCGAAAAGACTCGTGGATAG
- a CDS encoding YeaC family protein codes for MSIELEPEQLEQLLSVMTPEIYQRLVTAVELGKWPDGVALTAEQKEHSLQMVMLWQSRHNHDPEHMTIGTDGQITMKSKQELKSMFQGEMLATLKPQNKD; via the coding sequence GTGAGTATAGAGTTAGAGCCAGAACAATTAGAGCAACTGTTATCAGTGATGACCCCTGAGATTTATCAGCGTTTAGTGACCGCTGTTGAATTAGGAAAATGGCCTGATGGTGTCGCTTTAACCGCAGAACAAAAAGAACATAGCTTACAAATGGTGATGTTATGGCAATCGCGTCACAATCATGACCCTGAACATATGACGATTGGTACGGATGGGCAAATTACCATGAAAAGTAAGCAGGAGCTCAAATCAATGTTTCAAGGCGAGATGCTGGCGACATTGAAACCACAAAACAAAGACTAG
- the pncA gene encoding bifunctional nicotinamidase/pyrazinamidase, translating to MPMNNPHEDLIKSALLLVDLQNDFCTGGALAVADSEIVIETANRAIELCQQQNIPIIASQDWHPANHLSFAVNSGTREGDIGTLNGIPQVWWPVHCVQGETGADFHPKLNREAICEVFTKGENPQVDSYSAFFDNDRISQTRLHAWLQEQQITQLFIMGIATDYCVKFTVLDALKLGYNVDVLIDGCRGVNLSAMDSELALAEMSQKGATLLTTDSLQ from the coding sequence ATGCCGATGAATAATCCCCATGAGGATTTAATTAAATCCGCTTTACTCTTAGTTGATCTACAAAATGATTTCTGCACTGGCGGCGCACTTGCTGTCGCAGACAGTGAAATAGTGATAGAGACAGCGAATAGAGCCATAGAACTATGCCAACAACAAAATATTCCGATTATCGCTAGCCAAGACTGGCACCCTGCCAACCATCTGAGTTTTGCCGTTAATTCAGGAACCCGTGAGGGGGATATTGGCACTCTCAATGGCATTCCTCAAGTCTGGTGGCCAGTGCATTGTGTGCAAGGTGAAACGGGCGCTGACTTTCATCCAAAGCTCAATCGAGAGGCTATCTGTGAAGTCTTCACTAAGGGGGAAAATCCTCAAGTAGATAGCTACAGTGCTTTTTTCGACAATGATCGGATTAGCCAAACACGCTTGCATGCATGGCTACAAGAACAGCAAATTACGCAATTATTTATTATGGGTATTGCCACCGATTATTGCGTCAAATTTACCGTACTGGATGCACTCAAACTAGGCTATAACGTCGATGTGCTGATTGATGGTTGCCGTGGTGTAAACTTATCAGCCATGGACAGTGAGCTTGCCTTAGCTGAAATGTCGCAAAAAGGGGCGACTTTACTGACAACCGACTCCTTGCAATAG
- the ansA gene encoding asparaginase, with amino-acid sequence MQKKSIYVVYTGGTIGMRHSPQGYIPISGHLQAQLAKMPEFHRPEMPEFTIREHQPLIDSSDITPEDWQNIADDISENYDNYDGFVILHGTDTMAYTASALSFMLENLRKPVIVTGSQIPLEALRSDGQTNLLNALYLAANYPINEVGLFFNNKLYRGNRTVKSHADGFDAFTSPNCPPLMEAGIHIRTFNTCPAPIGIGPLITHRITPQPIGVVMIYPGLSIEIVRNILQQPVKALILRSYGIGNAPQQPELLKILHDATNRGIIVVNLTQCISGRVNMEGYATGHALAEAGVISGFDMTFEAALSKLHYLLSQEYTPAHVRELMQNNLRGELSYADE; translated from the coding sequence ATGCAGAAGAAATCGATTTATGTTGTGTATACCGGTGGAACCATTGGTATGCGCCACTCTCCCCAAGGTTATATTCCTATTTCAGGCCATCTTCAGGCCCAGCTAGCTAAAATGCCAGAGTTTCATCGTCCTGAAATGCCAGAGTTTACAATCAGAGAACATCAACCTTTAATCGACTCTTCTGATATCACACCTGAGGATTGGCAAAATATCGCCGATGATATCAGCGAAAATTATGACAATTATGATGGGTTTGTCATCCTTCATGGCACAGATACCATGGCTTATACCGCTTCTGCGCTATCCTTTATGTTAGAGAACTTACGCAAGCCCGTTATTGTGACAGGGTCACAGATACCCTTGGAGGCATTGCGTTCTGATGGCCAAACTAACCTACTGAATGCATTGTATCTTGCCGCTAATTATCCCATTAATGAAGTTGGATTGTTCTTTAACAACAAGCTGTATCGGGGCAATCGTACTGTCAAATCTCATGCGGATGGCTTCGATGCATTTACCTCTCCTAACTGTCCTCCTTTGATGGAGGCGGGTATTCATATTCGCACATTCAACACATGTCCAGCTCCCATCGGTATAGGTCCGTTGATTACCCATAGGATAACCCCTCAACCTATTGGCGTTGTCATGATCTATCCAGGGTTATCGATTGAAATTGTACGTAATATTCTCCAGCAACCCGTGAAAGCACTCATTCTGCGTTCTTATGGTATTGGTAATGCTCCCCAGCAACCTGAATTACTGAAAATCCTCCATGATGCAACAAATCGCGGCATTATCGTGGTAAATCTGACGCAATGTATTTCTGGTCGCGTCAATATGGAGGGGTATGCAACAGGCCACGCTCTTGCCGAAGCTGGGGTGATTAGTGGATTTGATATGACATTTGAGGCCGCTTTAAGTAAATTACATTACTTACTCAGTCAAGAATATACACCGGCACATGTTCGGGAATTAATGCAAAATAATCTTAGAGGTGAACTCAGCTATGCCGATGAATAA